Proteins encoded in a region of the Prunus persica cultivar Lovell chromosome G4, Prunus_persica_NCBIv2, whole genome shotgun sequence genome:
- the LOC109948444 gene encoding 3,5-dihydroxybiphenyl synthase-like, whose translation MSASKIEAKSPAAILAIGPTNPANCHYQQDYPDFLFRVTNNDHMTELKDKFKRICEKSNVKKRYLHITEEILKANPNICRYKAPSLDPCQDMMIPEVPKLGKEAALKAIEEWGQPISNITHLIFCTSSCVDMPGADLQLVKLLGLDPFVNRFMIYLQGCFAGGTALRLAKDVAENNPGARVLVVCCEITAMYFQAPTESHVDALVGQALFADGASALIVGDNPDPKINERQVYEIMSTRETIVLYSEHGVVVHFREMCCEYYLSPDVPKLVGANIEEILVKGFREIDGINNDWNSLFYSIHPGGPAILDKVEEKLGLNEGKLRATRHVLREYGNMGAPSILFILDEMRKKSLEEGKATTSEGLEWGVLIGIGPGLIVKTVVLHSVRIAAC comes from the exons ATGTCTGCGAGTAAGATTGAAGCCAAGAGTCCGGCGGCAATACTAGCCATTGGTCCGACAAACCCAGCCAACTGTCATTACCAACAAGATTATCCTGATTTCCTATTCCGAGTCACCAATAACGACCACATGACAGAATTGAAAGACAAGTTCAAGCGCATAT GTGAAAAATCAAACGTAAAGAAGCGTTATCTACACATCACGGAAGAGATCCTAAAGGCAAACCCAAACATATGTCGCTACAAGGCACCCTCACTGGATCCATGTCAGGACATGATGATTCCAGAGGTACCCAAGCTTGGCAAGGAAGCGGCATTGAAGGCCATCGAAGAGTGGGGCCAACCCATTTCAAACATCACACATCTCATCTTCTGCACGTCTTCCTGCGTCGACATGCCTGGCGCCGACTTGCAACTCGTCAAGCTCCTCGGCCTTGACCCCTTTGTCAACAGATTCATGATCTACCTACAAGGCTGCTTCGCTGGTGGGAC TGCCCTACGTCTTGCGAAGGACGTCGCAGAAAACAACCCTGGTGCACGCGTTCTGGTGGTGTGCTGTGAGATCACAGCTATGTATTTTCAAGCACCCACTGAGAGCCATGTGGATGCTTTGGTAGGACAGGCTTTGTTTGCAGATGGTGCGTCAGCTTTAATTGTTGGTGATAATCCTGACCCCAAAATTAACGAACGCCAGGTGTATGAGATTATGTCAACGAGAGAGACTATTGTCCTATACTCGGAGCATGGCGTGGTGGTACACTTCCGTGAAATGTGTTGCGAGTATTATCTTTCACCAGATGTGCCAAAGTTGGTTGGTGCAAACATTGAGGAGATTTTGGTAAAAGGGTTTAGAGAAATTGATGGGATAAATAATGATTGGAACTCGTTGTTCTATAGCATCCACCCTGGTGGACCGGCCATTTTAGACAAGGTTGAAGAAAAACTGGGTCTGAATGAGGGGAAGCTGAGAGCAACCAG GCATGTATTGAGGGAGTATGGGAACATGGGAGCTCCATCTATTTTGTTTATTCTCGATGAGATGAGGAAGAAGTCGTTGGAGGAAGGAAAAGCCACGACTAGTGAAGGGCTGGAATGGGGTGTTTTGATTGGGATCGGGCCAGGGCTAATCGTGAAGACTGTTGTACTACATAGTGTCCGCATTGCTGCCTGCTAA